One genomic segment of Burkholderiaceae bacterium includes these proteins:
- the lolA gene encoding outer membrane lipoprotein chaperone LolA, which produces MTFASSWRLPRPAAVLAVLALTASAAWADGLDSLQNFIQHARSGRADFTQTVTAPPRDGKPGRAKTSSGTFEFQRPGKFRFDYQKPFVQTIVADGQTLWLYDADLNQVTERAQAQVLGQTPAALIAEATDLRALQADFTLAAQPARDGLQWVKAVPKTRDGQLQQVQVGFDGEQLAALEILDNFGQRSVLRFGPMQLNPQLPAGAFQFKPPAGADVLRQ; this is translated from the coding sequence ATGACCTTCGCTTCTTCCTGGCGCCTTCCGCGCCCCGCCGCCGTGCTGGCCGTCCTGGCGCTGACGGCATCCGCCGCCTGGGCCGACGGCCTGGACAGCCTGCAGAACTTCATCCAGCACGCACGCAGCGGCCGCGCCGACTTCACGCAGACGGTGACCGCGCCCCCGCGGGACGGCAAGCCGGGGCGCGCCAAGACGTCCAGCGGCACGTTCGAGTTCCAGCGTCCGGGCAAATTCCGCTTCGACTACCAGAAGCCCTTCGTGCAGACCATCGTCGCCGACGGCCAGACGCTGTGGCTGTACGACGCCGACCTGAACCAGGTGACCGAGCGCGCGCAGGCGCAGGTGCTGGGCCAGACGCCGGCCGCGCTGATCGCCGAGGCGACCGATTTGCGCGCGCTGCAGGCCGACTTCACCCTCGCTGCCCAGCCCGCGCGCGACGGGCTGCAGTGGGTCAAGGCCGTGCCCAAGACCAGGGACGGACAGCTGCAGCAGGTGCAGGTGGGCTTCGACGGCGAGCAGCTGGCGGCGCTGGAAATCCTGGACAACTTCGGCCAGCGCTCGGTGCTCAGGTTCGGCCCGATGCAGCTCAATCCGCAGCTGCCGGCCGGTGCGTTCCAGTTCAAGCCGCCCGCGGGGGCGGACGTGCTCAGGCAGTAA
- the gluQRS gene encoding tRNA glutamyl-Q(34) synthetase GluQRS — protein sequence MGATYIGRFAPSPTGPLHAGSLVAALASWLDARAHGGRWLLRIEDVDTPRCVPGADTLILEQLARCGLQPDAPPLWQSTRAAAYQAALDRLIADGLAYLCACSRQDIAQAQAAAGIARQRGRELPYPGTCRPERGGLRGRAARAWRLHTGRFEQKWLAARTDPAQSAIDSEALALPIRWQDRRLGLQQQHLAAEVGDFILKRADGLWAYQLAVVVDDAAQGITDVVRGEDLADNTPRQIALQTALGLPTPRYLHTPLVRGADGEKLSKQNGAQALDASDPARALREAARHLQLDSGPGQSSVGALLAHWVAAWRARLTA from the coding sequence GTGGGGGCCACATACATCGGCCGCTTCGCCCCCTCGCCCACCGGCCCGCTGCATGCCGGCTCGCTGGTGGCCGCGCTGGCCAGCTGGCTGGACGCGCGCGCCCACGGCGGGCGCTGGCTGCTGCGCATCGAGGACGTGGACACGCCGCGCTGCGTGCCCGGCGCCGACACCCTGATCCTGGAGCAGCTGGCGCGCTGCGGCCTGCAGCCCGACGCGCCGCCGCTGTGGCAGTCCACCCGCGCGGCCGCGTACCAGGCCGCGCTCGATCGCCTGATCGCCGACGGCCTGGCCTACCTCTGCGCCTGCTCGCGCCAGGACATCGCCCAGGCACAAGCCGCCGCCGGCATCGCGCGCCAGCGCGGCCGCGAGCTGCCCTACCCCGGCACCTGCCGCCCCGAGCGCGGGGGCCTGCGCGGGCGCGCCGCCCGCGCCTGGCGCCTGCACACCGGCCGATTTGAACAAAAATGGCTTGCAGCCCGCACCGATCCAGCCCAATCAGCTATCGATTCAGAAGCATTGGCGCTGCCCATCCGCTGGCAGGACCGCCGCCTAGGCCTCCAGCAACAGCACCTGGCCGCCGAGGTGGGCGACTTCATCCTGAAGCGTGCCGACGGGCTGTGGGCCTACCAGCTGGCGGTGGTGGTGGACGACGCCGCGCAGGGCATCACCGACGTGGTGCGGGGCGAGGACCTGGCCGACAACACGCCGCGCCAGATCGCACTGCAGACCGCCCTGGGCCTGCCCACGCCGCGCTATCTGCACACCCCGCTGGTGCGGGGCGCCGATGGCGAGAAACTGAGCAAGCAAAACGGTGCGCAGGCGCTGGATGCGAGCGACCCCGCGCGCGCCCTGCGCGAGGCGGCGCGGCACCTGCAGCTGGATTCGGGCCCCGGCCAGTCCAGCGTCGGCGCCCTGCTGGCGCACTGGGTCGCCGCGTGGCGGGCTCGCCTTACTGCCTGA
- a CDS encoding DoxX family protein, with the protein MQNWTALIGRILVAYLFIPAGIGKLTGFAGTVGYIASKGLPMPTVAAGIAVAVELLVAAAFLLGYKTRCAAAVLAVFTVAAGVLFHDYWTLPAAQQMVQQLLFTKNIAVAGGLLAFVAFGAGAFSLDARRGSAATGLPVAA; encoded by the coding sequence ATGCAAAACTGGACTGCCTTGATCGGCCGCATCCTCGTCGCCTACCTGTTCATCCCCGCCGGCATCGGCAAGCTGACCGGCTTTGCCGGCACGGTGGGCTACATCGCCTCCAAGGGCCTGCCCATGCCCACCGTGGCGGCGGGCATCGCGGTGGCGGTCGAGCTGCTGGTGGCGGCGGCCTTCCTGCTCGGCTACAAAACCCGTTGCGCGGCCGCCGTGCTGGCCGTGTTCACGGTGGCGGCAGGCGTGCTGTTCCACGACTACTGGACGCTGCCCGCCGCCCAGCAGATGGTGCAGCAGCTGCTGTTCACCAAGAACATCGCCGTGGCGGGCGGCCTGCTGGCCTTCGTCGCCTTTGGCGCCGGCGCCTTCAGCCTGGATGCGCGCCGCGGCAGCGCGGCAACCGGGTTGCCAGTGGCCGCCTGA
- a CDS encoding pirin family protein: protein MIKIRQSEERGLADHGWLKSRHSFSFADYHDPAHMGWGNLRVINEDRVAPGTGFGTHGHRDMEIISYVLEGELAHQDSMGNVVAIPPGDVQRMSAGRGVMHSEFNHAEGQSTHFLQIWIEPNVRGIAPSYEQKSVPAADKRGRLRQIAAGQPEAGAVRLHADAAVYAGCFDGAEAATLAIDPARKAYVFVARGALDVNGHALRAGGAALLADEAAVRLGAGHDAEVLVFDLAA, encoded by the coding sequence ATGATCAAGATCCGCCAATCCGAAGAGCGCGGCCTTGCCGACCACGGCTGGCTGAAGTCGCGCCACAGCTTTTCGTTTGCCGACTATCACGACCCGGCGCACATGGGCTGGGGCAACCTGCGCGTCATCAACGAAGACCGCGTTGCGCCCGGCACCGGCTTTGGCACGCACGGCCACCGCGACATGGAAATCATCAGCTACGTGCTGGAGGGCGAGCTGGCGCACCAGGACAGCATGGGCAACGTGGTGGCGATCCCGCCCGGCGACGTGCAGCGCATGAGCGCCGGCCGCGGCGTGATGCACAGCGAGTTCAACCATGCCGAGGGCCAGAGCACGCACTTCCTGCAGATCTGGATCGAGCCGAACGTGCGCGGCATCGCGCCCAGCTACGAGCAAAAGAGCGTGCCCGCCGCCGACAAGCGCGGCCGCCTGCGCCAGATCGCGGCCGGCCAGCCCGAGGCCGGCGCGGTGCGCCTGCACGCCGACGCCGCGGTGTATGCCGGGTGCTTTGACGGCGCCGAGGCCGCCACGCTGGCCATCGATCCGGCCCGCAAGGCCTACGTGTTCGTGGCGCGCGGCGCGCTCGACGTCAACGGCCACGCCCTGCGCGCGGGTGGCGCCGCGCTGCTGGCCGACGAAGCCGCCGTGCGCCTGGGCGCCGGGCACGATGCCGAGGTGCTGGTCTTCGACTTGGCCGCCTGA
- a CDS encoding LysR family transcriptional regulator, with the protein MNDPADILTPDAFRLLHAIAQAGSFAGAARTLGLVPSALTYRVRQIEEALDVLLFDRSRRQARPTPAGMELLAQGERLRQEVDALVRRVQRVATGWESEFTMAVDGVVAQSVLLDLCCDFYALNPPTRLRLRTEILSGTLDALTSGQADLALGVTLEPASAANLRARPLGSVRFVYAMAPTHPLAQQPEPLSDAQLLAHRAVVVADSTPGAATLSFGLLAGQQTLTVSSLQAKLEAHLRGLGVGFLPEPLARPWLANGQLVARRVERSTRTATLHYAWPAHVQPGKALSWWLDRLERPITRRALLQAPASV; encoded by the coding sequence ATGAACGATCCCGCCGACATCCTCACCCCCGACGCCTTCCGCCTGCTGCACGCCATCGCGCAGGCCGGCAGCTTTGCCGGCGCGGCGCGCACGCTGGGCCTGGTGCCCAGCGCCCTGACCTACCGGGTGCGCCAGATCGAGGAGGCGCTGGACGTGCTGCTGTTCGACCGCAGCCGCCGCCAGGCGCGCCCCACGCCGGCGGGGATGGAGCTGCTGGCCCAGGGCGAGCGCCTGCGCCAGGAGGTGGACGCCCTGGTGCGGCGCGTGCAGCGCGTGGCCACCGGCTGGGAGTCCGAGTTCACCATGGCCGTCGATGGCGTCGTCGCGCAATCCGTGCTGCTGGACCTGTGCTGCGACTTCTACGCCCTGAACCCGCCCACCCGGCTGCGCCTGCGCACCGAAATCCTCAGCGGCACGCTGGACGCGCTCACCTCCGGGCAGGCCGATCTGGCGCTGGGCGTGACGCTGGAGCCGGCCAGCGCCGCCAACCTGCGCGCCCGGCCGCTGGGCAGCGTGCGCTTCGTCTACGCCATGGCGCCCACGCACCCGCTGGCGCAGCAGCCCGAGCCGCTGAGCGACGCGCAGCTGCTGGCGCACCGCGCCGTGGTGGTGGCCGATTCGACGCCGGGCGCGGCCACGCTGTCCTTCGGCCTGCTGGCGGGGCAGCAGACGCTCACCGTCTCCAGCCTGCAGGCCAAGCTGGAGGCCCACCTGCGCGGCCTGGGCGTGGGCTTTTTGCCCGAGCCGCTGGCGCGCCCCTGGCTGGCCAATGGCCAGTTGGTGGCGCGGCGCGTGGAGCGCAGCACGCGCACCGCCACGCTGCACTACGCCTGGCCGGCCCACGTGCAGCCGGGCAAGGCCCTGTCCTGGTGGCTGGATCGGCTGGAGCGCCCCATCACCCGGCGCGCCCTGCTGCAAGCGCCCGCGAGCGTGTAG
- a CDS encoding FAD-dependent oxidoreductase yields the protein MSRPRPRPPTPAPQRIAVIGAGIAGLACARTLAQAGHDVTLLEAASTPGGRVATCDSPFGGFDCGAQYFTVRDARLAQALEATAPQLARRWSASAVRVLDEHGRQIEAAPPPTEAHWVAAPAMAALPQRWAEPLAQAGRLRLNTRVHRLQRDGERWQLHTDDGAAPLQADVAICALPAPRARNLLFQSEQAGALAATLARVDMAPCWTLMLAFPQAAQPGLYTLGPQWNAARSTHHRIAWLARESSKPQRGGIERWTVQASSDWSREHVQDDAERAGAKLLKAFAEITGIRAAPGHVQARLWLHARTLAPLGQPFVWDAPLGLGLCGDWCLGQRVEDAFVSGLELALAIR from the coding sequence ATGAGCCGCCCCCGCCCACGCCCCCCAACCCCCGCCCCCCAACGCATCGCCGTCATCGGCGCCGGCATCGCCGGCCTGGCCTGCGCCCGCACGCTGGCGCAGGCCGGCCATGACGTGACGCTGCTGGAGGCCGCCAGCACGCCGGGCGGACGCGTGGCCACCTGCGATTCGCCCTTCGGCGGCTTCGACTGCGGCGCGCAGTACTTCACCGTGCGCGACGCGCGGCTGGCGCAGGCGCTGGAGGCCACCGCCCCGCAGCTGGCGCGCCGCTGGAGCGCCAGTGCCGTGCGCGTGCTGGACGAGCACGGCCGCCAGATCGAGGCCGCGCCCCCGCCCACCGAGGCGCACTGGGTGGCGGCACCCGCCATGGCCGCCCTGCCCCAGCGCTGGGCCGAGCCGCTGGCCCAGGCCGGCCGCCTACGTCTCAACACGCGCGTGCACCGCCTGCAGCGCGACGGCGAGCGCTGGCAGCTGCACACCGACGACGGCGCGGCGCCGCTGCAGGCCGACGTGGCGATCTGCGCCCTGCCCGCGCCCCGGGCGCGCAACCTGCTCTTTCAATCGGAGCAGGCCGGCGCGCTGGCGGCCACGCTCGCCCGCGTCGACATGGCCCCGTGCTGGACCCTGATGCTGGCCTTCCCGCAGGCGGCGCAGCCCGGCCTGTACACCCTGGGCCCGCAGTGGAACGCCGCGCGCAGCACGCACCACCGCATCGCCTGGCTGGCGCGCGAAAGCTCCAAGCCGCAGCGCGGCGGCATCGAGCGCTGGACGGTGCAGGCCAGCAGCGACTGGTCGCGCGAGCACGTGCAGGACGACGCCGAGCGCGCCGGCGCCAAGCTGCTCAAGGCCTTTGCCGAGATCACCGGCATTCGCGCCGCCCCCGGCCACGTCCAGGCGCGGCTGTGGCTGCATGCACGCACCCTGGCACCGCTGGGCCAGCCCTTCGTGTGGGACGCCCCGCTGGGCCTGGGCCTGTGCGGCGACTGGTGCCTGGGCCAGCGCGTGGAAGACGCCTTTGTCTCGGGCCTGGAGCTGGCGCTGGCCATTCGCTGA